In Megalops cyprinoides isolate fMegCyp1 chromosome 12, fMegCyp1.pri, whole genome shotgun sequence, the sequence TGTCCATCTTACTCGTGTAATCTAACCCCTaagttacattttcataatttcatatcaTTATATAATTGCCAATTGTATTtcagattaaatattaaatatttgatatttgtgtttttgtagtgtGATGAGACGATACTTGGTGTCCGTGATGACCGCTCCAGCAGTAGCATTGAAAACCGCAAAGATGATTCTGAAACTGACACTGCGGATGAGGGTAGTTCAGGTGACAGTTCCTACGATCCTGAGAGGTCACTTAAGGAAAGAAAACCACTTAAGAAAAGCAAATTTAATAAAGTCATGGAAAAGTCCCGTTTCCCTGATCTTGTCAGTGACAGCAGCACTGCTAAAGAAACCCAAAAATCTGAAGAAGTACCTGATGAACGCAAACTGGTTTATGTCCAAGCAATTTCTAAAACACCAAATGGAAATCGAGCGTATAATAAGGAACACGACTGTATGTTCTGCAGTAAGTCATTATCAATAATAGCCGGGCATCTGGAAGAAGTCCATAGCAATCAACCTGAAGCTGCAAAAGCTCTACAGTTACCAAAAGGatcaagagagaggaagattcAACTAGAACGTCTCAGAAACGGAGGAAACTTTGTACATAATGTTGACGGTTTGCAGAGTGGAAGTGGAGATGTTGTTCCCTACAAGACACCCAACAACAAATCTGATTCCAAAGACTATATGCGTTGCAACATTTGTCAAGGCTTCTTCTTAAGAAAGTTGTTGGGGCGTCACATGAAACAGTGCAGACGAAAAAATTCCACACCCGCTCCAGGAAGGAACAGagtacagtctgtgtgtgcttctgcaGGTCCTGCGCCTCATGGTGTTAGCTCTGGACTGTGGAAGGTGTTAAGTGTCATGGCTCAAGATGAGGTTCTGCAGGCAATTAAAACTGACACTTACATTATAAAGTTGGGAGAGCATTTTTACAATAAGATAGACTCACGTGCTAGCATAACTATCCGTAAGAAACTGAGAGACGTTGGGAAATTGCTGATCCAAGCCAGGAAACATACTCCGTTGTGCAAAATGGAAGATTTTATTGACCCGTCAAACTTTATGCACGTTGTAACTGCTGTTAAGATGGTTAGTGGTTATGATGAGGATAAATGCACATTCCAGAGTCCAACCCTTGCAATGACGCTCGGCCATAGTTTACAGAAGATTGTCAGTCTAGTGGCAATTCAAGCAACGATTGACGGTGACAGTGGGAAGGTGGAAAAAACACGCAAATTCAAAGAGATGTACCAATCAAGATGGAATGAACTTTTATTTGCAAATGCACTCAAAACTCTGCGAGAGGAAAAATGGAATGTCCCTCAAGTTCTTTCCTTCACAGAAGATGTGAAAAAGATCCATTTATATCTAGACAAAAAACAAGACGAACACTATCACAGCCTATCAACAGAGGCTTCTTCTAAGAACTGGACAGCTTTTGCAAAGGTTCTCCTCACGCAGATCATTCTTTTTAATCGAAGACGAAAGGGTGTAGTTTCAAAGATGCTGCTAtcttcatttgtttcaaaaGAGACGGAGGGTCTGCATGAAGACATTGCTTTGGCACTTTCAGAgcttgaaaaaaaactgtgccaTTACTTCACTCGAATTGAAAtaagaggaaagagggggaggaagatCCCAATCCTTTTAACTCCAGCAATGCAGAAAGGAATAGAGCTTctcaaacaaaaaagggaagctTGTGAAGTCCCTCCGGAAAACATCTACATGTTTGCAAGGCCAAATGCACTGTCACACTATAGTGGATCTGACTGTCTCTGGGTGTTTGCAAAGGAATGTGGAGCAAAATATCCCAAAGCGTTGTCATCGACAAAGCTTCGCAAACATGTTGCAACGCTTTCGAAGGTTCTTAACTTAAATGACACCGAACTGGATCAGCTGGCTGACTTTTTAGGACATGATATAAGAGTACACAGAGAATACTATCGACTTCCAGAAGGTACACTTCAGCTGGccaaaataagtaaaatacTGATGGCTCTAGAGACAGGAAGACTTGGAGAATTCAAAGGAAAGAAGCTGGAGGATATTGACATTAATCCCAATGgtaatttaaatttcattacattaatacattaataaaagtCACAAGGCAAATTGATgacttaattaaaatatttgttaatattttaattatgttttaaagaaaaacttCAGGTTCATGATTATGGCTCAGGAAGTGAGGATGAGTCAAGTgaagagcaagaggaagaggaaggtgagCATTTCCCACCCTATAACTACATTCAAAGACTGAACACCTCAAAgtatatttcactttaaatgtcttatttttgtggtttccaaatgttaatgtttttattttgtgttaaaagCAGAATGTGGACCCCCACCACAGCAAGACTCAGCCGTAACCAGTGTGTCCTCCATTTCTGAAGGTAAAAAGATAAAGCACACGTATCCAACTAGTGTACGCAGGTGCCAGACAGACAAAAATCATCCATAAAAGATATAGAATAGTGTATATATGGTGGCTATAATGCTCCCATAAAGATGCTTATTTTCAAAGGTGATGATTTTCCAAAGTAAGCCtctccacaaacacatttgatCATGTAAATTATGTTTGGTATAGAGCAGGAGATGACATTTTTGTAAGATTTGCCAGTCACAGGGTGGTTAAATGTGTGGCACTTAACCCTTTTAACGCTATCATCTTTCTTGAATTTTTAGAGACTACTCAAGTTATAGACAGATACTCAGGATTATGGTTATCCACACAgccatatacattttttattcagaacTATTTtgtctaaatgaaaatgttatcatGAATCCTGGTCATGTCATGAGGAATTTGATATGCCCTTGGCCTTTTCTATGAGGTAAAATTGTTCTAGTTtgttgaagaaaaatgttttctaaaacATGACCTTTTATTCCGCTGCCCTGATCCTGCTGATGTCCGCTTACCTGCTTACCAGaggtgtatgtttttctttgtaatatCCTTTGGGATCAGAATGTTCATCTCGGtggtgaaagtaaaaaaaaaaaaaaaaaaacttcatggGAGCATTATAGCGATGCATGGtctattttttatatattgtcaAGCATATGAATCTTGCTTTGCAAATCCAGCTTTACTGTAAAAAGtgataatgtcttttttttgtttgttttcccacagatatttatatacatttaggACAAAAGGCAGTGAAAAGGAGAAAGTGGGAAGACACTGAGATTAAGGCAATTGAAAAACACCTGGGAAAGTTCATTACGACTCACAAATTGCCAGGAAAGTTGGACTGTGAGGCGTGCATCTGTGCGGAGCCCCAcactctgagagacagagactggaTCTCCATTAAGTTTTTTGTAAAGAACCGGATCGCTGCTCTAAAGAGGAAACTTTAAAGTGTCATTCCAGTATTTCTTCAAATGTTGTTCTGTTAAATTTGCAGAGGTACTCATTTGTCATATAGGTTTGGCATGCTCATTCAGACACCTACCTCattttggttattatttttttttttttttgactcattcactcattttatttgtatgtgtggatccatgcacagagacagactggttctcagtttttcataaataaaaccaGCTCACTGCTCTTAagaggaaagttttttttttttactgttacagtATTCTTTAAATGATATTCTGTTGAAATTTGTAAAGTACtcagtttgaaaatgtcaaGCAGAACCTTTATGAATGAGCATGCCAAAAGTATACAAACACCTTCCTCAGTTtagtaaaaaaaagtctttcacacttctgttttatttgtacaACAGTGTGGATCCGTGTAAAGACAGAGACTGCTCCTCAGTTTTATAATTACCCAGATCACTGCTCTTAAGAGGAAGCTTTAACCTGTTAATACACTACTTTTTCAAATGTTCTGTTAAATTTGTAGAAGAATCATTGTCAAAATGTCATGCAGAACCCTTGAATGAGCATAATGAAACTCTGCAACTACCTCATTTTGGTAAATATAGCATGTATTTACCTCTTGGACTGCTGATGAATTTGTACAATGGTGTGGATCCATGTAGAATGTTTaaaatttcaattaaacaaattgATATAAGCTAAATACACTTTATCTAAATTTGTTCCCAGATAGTAAGCATGTacttacaataaaaacaaaagctgaaaagtgtgtgtatgtgtgtgtgtgtgtgtttattagtCCTTACGTTGTACCTGTGCCTATAGTAtaaacaaaacctgaaaaatgtgtgtgtgtgtatgtgtgtagccTATGTGTGTAACCTATAGATCTGCTGGCATTGGATAGTGCCCAATAATTGCCCAATGTAATTGCCTTACTTTTTACCAAGTGTTGTTTGTATGTACATCATTTATAGTGATATACATGAGATGAAGTTTGTGCTTTACAACTTGGTTTGAACATTGTTCCTTCTTTTATCCATGTGTCCTGTCCCCTTGATTCAAActaaattattcatgttttcGATATCTCCACTGCCAAACACCTTGATCAGTGCATTTTGTCGTATTACTGTCTGCGTTGTAAAACGTGTCATACCTCTCGTCTAAATGataacttttattttgacgTATCGCAACCCGGACTTTCGTAACCCTGAAGTACtccttattgtttttattttcacgcTGATTGACGCAGCCGACAGTGATCTGTAGTGAAGTGCAAACAAGTGCAATTGAGTCAGTATGTAAAATAGCACGCTTTGGAACGGTTGAGCATA encodes:
- the LOC118786486 gene encoding uncharacterized protein LOC118786486 isoform X2: MLNATLRNRGCRGPRDGFPPREWVKEEAYTPTAERTDEMSSGHSTEHLSQQTSTHTPQCDETILGVRDDRSSSSIENRKDDSETDTADEGSSGDSSYDPERSLKERKPLKKSKFNKVMEKSRFPDLVSDSSTAKETQKSEEVPDERKLVYVQAISKTPNGNRAYNKEHDCMFCSKSLSIIAGHLEEVHSNQPEAAKALQLPKGSRERKIQLERLRNGGNFVHNVDGLQSGSGDVVPYKTPNNKSDSKDYMRCNICQGFFLRKLLGRHMKQCRRKNSTPAPGRNRVQSVCASAGPAPHGVSSGLWKVLSVMAQDEVLQAIKTDTYIIKLGEHFYNKIDSRASITIRKKLRDVGKLLIQARKHTPLCKMEDFIDPSNFMHVVTAVKMVSGYDEDKCTFQSPTLAMTLGHSLQKIVSLVAIQATIDGDSGKVEKTRKFKEMYQSRWNELLFANALKTLREEKWNVPQVLSFTEDVKKIHLYLDKKQDEHYHSLSTEASSKNWTAFAKVLLTQIILFNRRRKGVVSKMLLSSFVSKETEGLHEDIALALSELEKKLCHYFTRIEIRGKRGRKIPILLTPAMQKGIELLKQKREACEVPPENIYMFARPNALSHYSGSDCLWVFAKECGAKYPKALSSTKLRKHVATLSKVLNLNDTELDQLADFLGHDIRVHREYYRLPEGTLQLAKISKILMALETGRLGEFKGKKLEDIDINPNEKLQVHDYGSGSEDESSEEQEEEEECGPPPQQDSAVTSVSSISEDIYIHLGQKAVKRRKWEDTEIKAIEKHLGKFITTHKLPGKLDCEACICAEPHTLRDRDWISIKFFVKNRIAALKRKL
- the LOC118786486 gene encoding uncharacterized protein LOC118786486 isoform X1, with protein sequence MLNATLRNRGCRGPRDGFPPREWVKEEAYTPTAERTDEMSSGHSTEHLSQQTSTHTPQCDETILGVRDDRSSSSIENRKDDSETDTADEGSSGDSSYDPERSLKERKPLKKSKFNKVMEKSRFPDLVSDSSTAKETQKSEEVPDERKLVYVQAISKTPNGNRAYNKEHDCMFCSKSLSIIAGHLEEVHSNQPEAAKALQLPKGSRERKIQLERLRNGGNFVHNVDGLQSGSGDVVPYKTPNNKSDSKDYMRCNICQGFFLRKLLGRHMKQCRRKNSTPAPGRNRVQSVCASAGPAPHGVSSGLWKVLSVMAQDEVLQAIKTDTYIIKLGEHFYNKIDSRASITIRKKLRDVGKLLIQARKHTPLCKMEDFIDPSNFMHVVTAVKMVSGYDEDKCTFQSPTLAMTLGHSLQKIVSLVAIQATIDGDSGKVEKTRKFKEMYQSRWNELLFANALKTLREEKWNVPQVLSFTEDVKKIHLYLDKKQDEHYHSLSTEASSKNWTAFAKVLLTQIILFNRRRKGVVSKMLLSSFVSKETEGLHEDIALALSELEKKLCHYFTRIEIRGKRGRKIPILLTPAMQKGIELLKQKREACEVPPENIYMFARPNALSHYSGSDCLWVFAKECGAKYPKALSSTKLRKHVATLSKVLNLNDTELDQLADFLGHDIRVHREYYRLPEGTLQLAKISKILMALETGRLGEFKGKKLEDIDINPNEKLQVHDYGSGSEDESSEEQEEEEAECGPPPQQDSAVTSVSSISEDIYIHLGQKAVKRRKWEDTEIKAIEKHLGKFITTHKLPGKLDCEACICAEPHTLRDRDWISIKFFVKNRIAALKRKL